A single window of Neisseria sp. KEM232 DNA harbors:
- a CDS encoding phage major tail tube protein, producing the protein MSAINAIYNANVYIDGNSLLGNASEFKLPEFEFGQDEYTGLGLVGTIKLPNGVEALEGEVTWNSFYPEVAKKASNPFKAVQLMVRGNLQTFNAAGLAEEVPIVTTVTAMFSKNALGGYKPKEKAEFSSTYQATEVRQVVGGREVLYYNAFKNIYRVDGQDVLSQMRKNIGA; encoded by the coding sequence ATGTCTGCAATCAATGCAATCTACAATGCCAACGTCTATATCGACGGTAACAGCCTGTTGGGTAACGCTTCGGAATTCAAACTGCCTGAGTTTGAGTTCGGGCAGGACGAATACACCGGCTTAGGATTGGTCGGCACCATCAAACTGCCCAACGGTGTGGAAGCCCTTGAAGGTGAAGTCACTTGGAACAGCTTTTATCCCGAGGTGGCGAAAAAGGCATCCAACCCATTCAAGGCCGTGCAACTGATGGTACGCGGTAACCTGCAAACCTTTAATGCAGCAGGTTTGGCGGAAGAAGTTCCTATTGTTACCACGGTAACAGCAATGTTTTCAAAAAACGCCTTGGGCGGTTATAAGCCGAAGGAAAAGGCGGAATTCAGCTCAACCTACCAGGCAACAGAAGTCCGCCAAGTCGTCGGCGGTCGTGAAGTGCTGTACTACAACGCGTTCAAAAACATCTACCGCGTAGACGGTCAGGACGTTTTGAGCCAAATGCGTAAAAACATTGGTGCTTAA
- a CDS encoding phage tail assembly protein, translated as MNEAKQLQEDLGVNTVVKLKYPVRLATGQMLDQVTVRRLCVGDLRAVSHLTNEAEQELALFARMTGMIPEDLDCLDLVDWKQLQETFRRFTESDQNK; from the coding sequence ATGAATGAAGCCAAGCAGTTGCAAGAAGATTTGGGTGTAAATACCGTTGTGAAACTGAAATATCCGGTCAGACTGGCGACGGGTCAGATGTTGGATCAGGTAACCGTCCGCCGTCTGTGTGTGGGTGATTTGCGCGCCGTCTCGCATCTGACGAATGAGGCAGAGCAGGAGCTGGCCCTGTTTGCCCGCATGACAGGCATGATTCCCGAAGACTTGGATTGCTTGGATTTGGTGGACTGGAAACAGTTGCAGGAAACGTTTCGCCGATTCACGGAATCCGACCAAAACAAATAG
- a CDS encoding GpE family phage tail protein — translation MAWWFGWSVYEVYTLPLDEFEDWQKEATRQMKAGYRRGGI, via the coding sequence TTGGCATGGTGGTTCGGTTGGAGCGTGTATGAGGTTTATACGCTGCCACTGGATGAATTTGAAGACTGGCAGAAAGAAGCAACCCGCCAAATGAAGGCGGGTTATCGAAGAGGCGGGATTTAG
- a CDS encoding trehalose-6-phosphate synthase yields MYINSKYETVFDRVSDLAAKGLFAVYMLGIAWAVITNTPADLAVMLPVLLLACFLGAIAWLLVGFIPTFIVGVLVGGLSAATIFIKDKIKSRTANGTALKF; encoded by the coding sequence ATGTATATCAACAGCAAATATGAAACTGTGTTTGACCGCGTCAGCGACCTGGCGGCAAAAGGTCTGTTTGCCGTTTATATGCTGGGCATTGCTTGGGCTGTTATAACTAATACGCCTGCCGACCTTGCCGTCATGTTGCCCGTTCTGCTGCTGGCATGTTTTTTAGGGGCAATAGCTTGGTTGCTTGTCGGATTCATTCCTACATTTATTGTCGGAGTGCTGGTTGGCGGTTTATCGGCTGCAACAATATTTATTAAAGACAAAATCAAAAGCCGCACCGCGAACGGCACGGCTCTGAAATTCTAA
- a CDS encoding phage tail tape measure protein encodes MASGFSLGITIGASVGGAVAGIKSVKSSLDVLDKTVKGLAARQSLLGETLQNPLRMSRKRVGELRREYDQLGQTIAKINRKRSLVADLQQQKQAHYDRRRAIKDEFWGAAGAVAGVAFPVKLAVEFESAMADVKKVVDFDTPKQFKEMEQDILRLTRTIPLAGAELAKITASGGQLGVARKDLLKFTETIAKMSVAFDMAADQAGDSMAKLANVYQIPIDQIGKLGDAVNHLSNSSPAKAGDIINTLGRVGGVAKQFGLTEIQTTSLSNAFISLGKTPEIAGTAINGMLTKLMTADKQGAKFQQALKNMGMESKDLKKAIKENGEQALMDFLKQVGKLPKENQMGALVDLFGLEYADDVAVLVSGLETYKKSINELKKTSKDGKPAFIGSMDKEFAARSATTANNWQIFKNSLTEIGITAGSVLLPALNQLMTTIRPIINSFADWASKNPEVVSALVHLAAGFAALKVGGLMFRFVGNELSGLMVSFRLAKALLGVDWLATVIRFKSGIGALARIFGVVKTAATLLGSGLMSLGRFLLMSPIGIALALLGVAAYLLYKNWDGVVGGAKALWQDLSNFIGGVVNSIASFFGTCWESIKAFFNSGIGNISAQIINWSPLGLFYQSFASVMSWFGVQLPSSFTQFGANIIQGLWNGLKSKIESVKTWFAQQAASLKQTFAGVMGIHSPSRVFRRFGGWMMEGLQIGLDKGASRPIASVANTAGRLKSGFAEHMGQMAARVSSGRAAFADARSSQSTGGMTINYNPTINAPGGNPQQIEAALQIGLREFEAMFRRMMDDKARRAY; translated from the coding sequence ATGGCAAGCGGTTTTTCTTTAGGCATTACCATCGGCGCATCGGTCGGCGGTGCAGTTGCCGGTATCAAATCAGTCAAGTCGTCTTTGGACGTTTTGGATAAAACAGTCAAAGGTCTGGCGGCACGGCAAAGCCTGCTTGGCGAAACGTTGCAAAATCCTCTACGGATGAGCCGCAAACGTGTTGGCGAACTTAGACGAGAATATGATCAGCTTGGTCAGACTATCGCCAAAATTAACCGCAAACGCAGCCTCGTTGCTGATTTGCAGCAGCAGAAACAGGCTCATTACGACCGCCGCCGTGCGATCAAAGACGAATTTTGGGGAGCAGCCGGAGCTGTAGCAGGGGTGGCATTCCCGGTGAAACTGGCCGTCGAATTTGAATCGGCAATGGCAGATGTCAAAAAGGTCGTTGATTTTGATACGCCCAAGCAGTTTAAGGAAATGGAACAGGACATCTTGCGCCTGACACGCACTATCCCTCTGGCAGGTGCAGAGCTGGCAAAAATCACTGCATCAGGCGGTCAGCTGGGCGTGGCACGCAAAGACTTGCTTAAATTCACAGAGACCATCGCCAAGATGTCGGTAGCGTTCGACATGGCTGCCGATCAGGCAGGCGACAGCATGGCAAAACTTGCCAATGTCTATCAGATACCAATCGACCAAATCGGCAAACTGGGCGATGCAGTCAATCATTTGTCCAACTCAAGCCCTGCCAAGGCGGGCGATATTATCAATACGCTCGGACGAGTGGGTGGCGTTGCCAAACAATTTGGATTGACCGAAATTCAGACGACCTCTTTATCCAATGCGTTTATCAGCCTCGGCAAAACGCCTGAAATTGCCGGTACGGCAATTAACGGTATGTTGACCAAATTGATGACTGCGGATAAGCAAGGCGCGAAATTCCAACAAGCCCTGAAAAATATGGGGATGGAATCAAAAGATTTGAAGAAAGCCATCAAGGAAAACGGCGAGCAGGCGTTGATGGATTTTTTGAAACAGGTCGGAAAACTGCCTAAAGAAAACCAAATGGGCGCACTGGTTGATTTGTTCGGGTTGGAATATGCCGATGATGTCGCGGTATTGGTTAGCGGGTTGGAGACCTATAAGAAATCAATCAATGAACTCAAAAAAACCTCAAAAGACGGTAAACCTGCGTTTATCGGCAGTATGGATAAAGAGTTTGCCGCCAGGTCTGCCACGACAGCAAACAACTGGCAAATCTTTAAAAATAGTTTGACGGAAATCGGTATCACAGCGGGCAGTGTATTGTTGCCCGCGCTCAATCAGCTGATGACGACCATCCGCCCGATTATAAACAGTTTTGCAGATTGGGCATCAAAAAATCCCGAAGTTGTATCCGCACTCGTGCATCTTGCGGCAGGGTTTGCGGCGTTGAAGGTCGGTGGGCTAATGTTCCGTTTTGTCGGGAATGAGTTGTCCGGGTTGATGGTGTCGTTCAGGCTTGCAAAAGCCTTGCTTGGCGTTGACTGGCTTGCCACTGTTATCAGGTTTAAATCAGGCATTGGTGCGCTGGCCCGTATTTTCGGTGTAGTAAAAACGGCGGCAACACTGTTGGGTAGTGGTCTGATGAGTCTGGGTAGATTTTTATTAATGTCGCCTATTGGCATTGCTTTAGCACTTCTTGGTGTTGCCGCTTATCTGCTTTATAAAAACTGGGATGGTGTAGTCGGTGGTGCAAAAGCATTGTGGCAGGATTTAAGTAATTTCATCGGCGGTGTAGTTAATTCCATAGCCTCTTTTTTCGGTACATGTTGGGAAAGCATCAAAGCATTTTTCAATAGCGGTATAGGCAATATCTCAGCTCAGATTATCAACTGGTCTCCATTAGGGTTGTTTTATCAGTCGTTTGCCTCTGTTATGTCTTGGTTCGGCGTACAGTTGCCGTCCAGCTTTACCCAGTTTGGTGCCAATATCATCCAGGGGCTGTGGAACGGTCTCAAATCAAAAATTGAATCGGTCAAAACTTGGTTTGCACAGCAGGCAGCATCTCTCAAGCAAACTTTTGCCGGTGTGATGGGCATTCATTCTCCCAGCCGCGTTTTCCGCCGTTTCGGTGGATGGATGATGGAAGGGCTGCAAATAGGTTTAGACAAAGGCGCGTCACGCCCAATCGCTTCGGTGGCCAATACGGCTGGTCGTCTGAAAAGCGGTTTTGCAGAGCATATGGGACAAATGGCGGCGCGGGTATCATCTGGCCGCGCTGCATTTGCGGACGCACGCAGCTCCCAGTCAACGGGTGGGATGACCATCAATTACAACCCGACCATCAATGCGCCGGGCGGTAATCCTCAGCAGATTGAGGCTGCACTGCAAATCGGTTTGCGTGAATTTGAGGCAATGTTCCGCCGTATGATGGACGACAAAGCACGGAGGGCTTATTGA
- a CDS encoding phage tail protein produces the protein MYAMLGDVRFELLNSFTSLEAEHSANFAKHEVLKGRPRLQALQNELTTLRFSLKLHWRLGNPDTAYKGLLSALEAQQAVSLVYGSGRFVGWFVLERLTERTLIQDAQGRTAARELDVELTQFVGDPNNPLPTPAVKSGGQNPLLSLLPESVQAKAGKLISAVEKGVKIYRAAEAGISDMQNLIQAAKNLKNDPSGALNLLGDALNIGGSTLGRLNALPEVTAIFGDLKDAAEFALQAGQAANRLGGAVGALRAGYESGSVGGWLDAVGNGVAEASDAMANGSAAAQALTGWLAARKDK, from the coding sequence ATGTATGCGATGTTGGGTGATGTGCGATTTGAGCTTTTAAACAGCTTCACATCGCTTGAGGCGGAACATTCGGCGAACTTTGCCAAGCATGAGGTCTTAAAAGGCCGTCCTCGCTTGCAGGCCTTGCAAAACGAACTGACGACGCTGCGTTTTTCTCTCAAGTTGCATTGGCGGCTGGGCAATCCCGATACGGCTTATAAGGGTCTGCTGTCGGCTTTGGAAGCGCAGCAGGCGGTGTCTTTGGTTTACGGTAGCGGCCGTTTTGTCGGATGGTTTGTGCTTGAGCGGCTGACGGAGCGCACGTTGATTCAGGACGCGCAAGGTCGGACGGCGGCGCGGGAATTGGATGTGGAGCTGACCCAGTTTGTCGGCGACCCGAATAACCCGCTCCCGACCCCGGCAGTCAAGTCGGGCGGGCAAAATCCGCTCCTGTCCTTATTGCCGGAGAGCGTGCAGGCAAAAGCGGGCAAATTGATTTCGGCGGTGGAAAAAGGTGTGAAAATTTACCGAGCAGCCGAAGCAGGCATCAGCGATATGCAGAATCTGATACAGGCTGCCAAAAATCTGAAAAACGACCCGTCAGGGGCATTAAACCTGTTGGGGGACGCACTCAATATCGGCGGCAGCACTTTAGGACGGCTCAATGCCTTGCCCGAAGTAACGGCGATTTTCGGCGACCTTAAAGACGCGGCTGAGTTTGCATTACAGGCAGGGCAAGCGGCCAACAGGCTGGGCGGTGCCGTCGGTGCATTGCGTGCCGGGTATGAGAGCGGCTCCGTCGGTGGCTGGCTGGATGCGGTCGGAAACGGTGTTGCCGAGGCATCTGATGCGATGGCAAACGGCTCTGCCGCCGCCCAGGCTTTGACCGGCTGGCTGGCGGCAAGAAAGGATAAATGA
- a CDS encoding tail protein X, with protein MMSAVIRYTTQDGDRWDLIAHKHYGNALLIDGLIAANPHLPLAEEFAGGLTVFVPVLETKPKNNQEELPWWMR; from the coding sequence ATGATGAGTGCGGTAATACGCTACACCACTCAAGACGGCGACCGCTGGGATTTGATTGCGCACAAGCATTACGGCAATGCGCTGTTGATTGACGGCCTGATTGCGGCCAATCCTCACTTGCCGTTGGCGGAGGAGTTCGCCGGCGGTCTGACGGTCTTTGTCCCCGTGCTCGAAACCAAACCGAAGAACAACCAAGAGGAGCTGCCGTGGTGGATGCGTTAG
- a CDS encoding phage late control D family protein, with protein MDALGAFLKSKGLDGGGSTHPVTMSDFVLSYEDKDITADVAPYLISFSYTDYLEGQSDELQVEFEDADGRWLRNWYPEQGDALSLSLGDQFTGLLSFGKFEIAEIEYNHPPSTVSLKALSTGITKSSRTLRGKAYENTTLAAIVRQVAGRLKLEVTGTVKNIPIKRVTQYQERDIEFLARLAQEYGHSFKIVSNKLVFADNAELKQRPAVAILLPKDIIRVRLRDLIKGVPSKVDVKGYDPKSKQTVSASRSSKSRRGKAKHGSTGDTLRIVPNKGESTAQLNARADAKLADAQDDQCAGTVTLVGNALLVAGQMVRLKGFGKFSGKYLVKQSRHAFTRHRGWTTELEIKMTEYVADEEQADANANSNPNPNP; from the coding sequence GTGGATGCGTTAGGTGCGTTTTTAAAATCAAAAGGCCTTGACGGCGGCGGCAGCACTCATCCGGTTACCATGTCCGATTTTGTCCTGTCTTACGAAGACAAGGATATAACGGCAGATGTCGCGCCGTATCTGATTTCGTTTAGTTATACCGATTACCTTGAGGGGCAGTCGGACGAATTGCAGGTTGAGTTTGAGGATGCAGACGGACGCTGGCTGCGTAATTGGTACCCCGAGCAGGGCGATGCTTTATCTTTGAGCCTGGGAGACCAATTTACCGGGTTGTTGTCTTTTGGCAAATTTGAGATTGCCGAGATTGAGTACAACCATCCGCCGTCGACTGTCAGCCTGAAGGCCTTATCGACCGGGATTACCAAGTCCAGCCGCACTTTACGCGGTAAGGCGTATGAAAACACGACTCTGGCCGCCATTGTCCGTCAGGTGGCAGGCCGTCTGAAGCTGGAGGTAACGGGTACGGTCAAAAACATCCCCATCAAACGGGTGACGCAGTATCAGGAACGTGATATTGAGTTTTTGGCACGTTTGGCGCAGGAGTACGGCCACAGCTTTAAAATCGTCAGCAATAAGCTGGTCTTTGCCGATAACGCCGAACTAAAACAGCGTCCTGCCGTTGCCATATTGCTGCCCAAGGACATCATCCGTGTCCGCCTGCGCGATTTGATTAAGGGTGTGCCGTCCAAAGTAGATGTCAAAGGCTATGACCCGAAATCCAAACAGACCGTGTCGGCGAGCCGCAGCAGCAAATCAAGACGCGGCAAAGCCAAACACGGCAGCACGGGCGATACACTGCGTATCGTGCCGAATAAGGGTGAGAGTACCGCCCAATTAAACGCCAGGGCAGATGCCAAATTGGCGGATGCGCAGGACGACCAATGTGCAGGCACCGTTACACTGGTCGGCAATGCATTGTTGGTGGCAGGTCAAATGGTACGGCTTAAAGGATTCGGCAAGTTTTCGGGCAAATACCTGGTCAAGCAATCAAGACACGCTTTCACGCGCCACCGGGGCTGGACGACCGAATTGGAAATCAAAATGACGGAGTATGTCGCAGACGAGGAGCAGGCCGATGCAAATGCAAACTCAAACCCAAACCCAAACCCATGA
- a CDS encoding phage baseplate assembly protein V, with amino-acid sequence MQTQTQTQTHDFTATLQFGIVSAIDAASHSLRVKIPVLDDMETDWLPMATPAAGGNRFYSLPDVGELVVCLLDARGETGCVIGAIYNAADKPPVSDQNKWVKRFTNGTVISHDRSSGEVVVETPGKVKIKAAKKVDIQSPETEITGNATVNGLLTYTAGLTASNAGGGAAANIKGTVNITGDLIVNGINIGKHIHDGDSGGQTGEPKNH; translated from the coding sequence ATGCAAACTCAAACCCAAACCCAAACCCATGATTTTACGGCAACGTTGCAATTCGGCATTGTGTCGGCGATTGATGCGGCGTCGCACAGTTTGCGGGTAAAAATCCCCGTACTCGACGACATGGAAACCGATTGGCTGCCGATGGCGACACCGGCGGCGGGCGGCAACCGTTTTTACAGCCTCCCCGATGTGGGCGAACTGGTTGTCTGCCTGCTGGATGCGCGGGGTGAGACCGGCTGCGTTATCGGCGCGATTTACAATGCCGCCGACAAGCCGCCGGTATCCGACCAAAACAAATGGGTCAAACGGTTTACCAACGGCACGGTCATCTCGCATGATCGCAGTAGCGGCGAGGTGGTCGTTGAGACGCCGGGCAAAGTCAAAATCAAAGCGGCGAAAAAAGTGGACATCCAATCGCCGGAGACGGAAATCACGGGTAATGCGACGGTAAACGGGCTGTTGACCTATACCGCAGGTTTGACGGCCAGCAATGCCGGCGGCGGTGCAGCGGCAAATATAAAAGGTACAGTCAACATCACCGGCGACCTCATCGTCAACGGCATCAATATCGGCAAGCACATCCATGACGGCGATTCCGGCGGGCAAACCGGCGAGCCGAAAAATCATTAA
- a CDS encoding GPW/gp25 family protein, with protein sequence MFYAAPISKHWQLAPEGSGVVQGADDIDQCIRNILSTRKGADVTRPDFGSDHYKWLDTPEDVFVPNIVRETVLAIQTWEKRVAVENVVFGGAAPHLTMTVYWCVADEVAGEIYTTDIRLEQAAWI encoded by the coding sequence ATGTTTTACGCCGCGCCTATTTCAAAACACTGGCAGCTCGCACCCGAAGGCTCGGGCGTGGTTCAGGGCGCGGACGATATCGACCAATGTATCCGCAATATCCTGTCCACCCGCAAAGGCGCGGACGTTACCCGTCCTGATTTCGGCTCCGACCATTACAAATGGCTGGACACGCCAGAAGACGTATTTGTCCCCAATATCGTGCGCGAAACCGTGCTGGCCATACAGACGTGGGAAAAGCGGGTAGCGGTTGAAAACGTCGTTTTCGGCGGGGCTGCACCGCATCTGACGATGACGGTTTATTGGTGCGTCGCCGATGAGGTGGCGGGCGAGATTTATACGACAGACATCAGATTGGAGCAGGCGGCATGGATTTGA
- a CDS encoding baseplate J/gp47 family protein — protein MDLNKLKREDVKVVSDDLSEILAQTIADYEARSGKTLQPAHIERLLINTYAYRETLARKAVNEAYRQQHPRFATGLMLDLCGDDVNTPRLEASAARCTIRFTLAAGQGGTVLIAQGTQIAAGATVFQTTSSGTLSPASRTLDLEAACLQTGVSGNGFSAGQINAPVNPIDGVSAANITVSAGGAAEESDDAYRRRILLAPESFSVAGPVGAYEYFARRVSPAICDVHVGNLQSSDGAPIGGQVRVTVLTKTGLPSLELINEVQRALSGERVRPLCDTVTVAAPSVVDYTLDVELVLFTGANTAEVVAAAKQAWAAYEAARREKLGLDIVPLDIQSILKVDGVYNVILKKPTLTVIKPEQWSRCTSINIGTSSETAEG, from the coding sequence ATGGATTTGAACAAGCTAAAACGCGAGGACGTCAAAGTGGTTTCGGACGATCTGTCCGAAATCTTGGCGCAAACCATCGCCGATTATGAAGCCCGCAGCGGCAAAACCCTTCAGCCTGCCCATATCGAACGGCTGCTGATCAATACCTATGCCTACCGCGAGACATTGGCGCGCAAAGCGGTCAATGAAGCCTACCGCCAGCAGCACCCGCGCTTTGCCACAGGGCTGATGCTGGATTTGTGCGGCGACGACGTCAACACCCCGCGGCTTGAAGCCTCCGCCGCCCGTTGCACCATCCGTTTTACGTTGGCTGCCGGACAAGGCGGGACCGTTTTGATTGCACAAGGCACTCAGATTGCAGCCGGGGCAACCGTGTTTCAGACCACCTCGTCTGGCACGCTCTCCCCAGCCAGCCGCACTTTGGATTTGGAAGCGGCCTGCCTGCAGACGGGCGTATCCGGCAATGGTTTTTCTGCCGGACAAATCAACGCGCCCGTCAATCCGATTGACGGCGTATCGGCTGCCAACATCACGGTGTCGGCGGGCGGTGCGGCGGAAGAGTCTGACGATGCCTACCGCCGGCGCATCCTGCTCGCACCTGAGAGCTTCAGCGTTGCAGGCCCTGTCGGGGCCTACGAATATTTTGCCCGCCGGGTCAGCCCTGCTATTTGCGACGTCCATGTGGGCAATCTGCAAAGTTCCGACGGCGCGCCGATAGGCGGACAGGTTCGGGTAACGGTATTGACCAAGACCGGCCTGCCGTCATTGGAGTTGATTAACGAGGTGCAAAGAGCCTTGTCCGGGGAGCGCGTCCGTCCGCTGTGCGACACGGTAACCGTTGCGGCCCCGTCCGTAGTGGATTACACGCTGGATGTCGAGCTGGTTTTATTTACCGGGGCAAACACGGCCGAAGTGGTCGCTGCCGCAAAACAGGCATGGGCGGCATACGAGGCCGCCCGCCGCGAAAAACTGGGGTTGGACATCGTACCTTTGGATATCCAGTCCATCCTCAAAGTTGACGGTGTTTACAACGTCATCCTGAAAAAACCGACGTTGACTGTCATCAAGCCGGAGCAATGGTCGCGTTGTACCTCCATCAATATCGGCACGTCGTCCGAGACGGCGGAAGGGTAG
- a CDS encoding phage tail protein, with translation MAELTYAEIIERDQRYRMLADLGLRMSDIDAVKLMPRLTELVAPEHLELLAESRSILGADGYWLAESDQTRRKLIKGAYLLHRYKGTPWAIREIVRRLGFGEVEITEGYGNKRHNGEIVRNGRHAYGHSDRWAHYRITMPHAITNDQADLLRHTLSAFVPARCVLAALDYQHAALRHNGRALRDGKFNRGTA, from the coding sequence ATGGCCGAACTGACTTACGCCGAAATCATCGAACGCGACCAGCGTTATCGGATGCTGGCCGATTTGGGCTTGAGGATGAGCGACATTGACGCGGTAAAACTGATGCCGCGTTTGACGGAACTGGTCGCCCCCGAGCACTTGGAACTGTTGGCCGAGAGCCGCAGCATTTTGGGTGCCGACGGCTACTGGCTGGCCGAGAGCGACCAAACGCGCCGAAAACTGATTAAAGGCGCGTACCTGCTGCACCGCTACAAAGGCACGCCCTGGGCAATACGCGAGATTGTACGGCGGTTGGGATTCGGCGAAGTCGAAATTACCGAAGGCTATGGCAACAAACGGCATAACGGCGAAATCGTACGCAACGGCCGACATGCCTACGGCCACAGCGACCGCTGGGCGCACTACCGCATCACGATGCCTCATGCCATCACCAATGACCAGGCCGATCTGCTGCGGCACACCCTGAGTGCATTTGTACCGGCACGCTGCGTTTTGGCCGCACTCGATTACCAACATGCCGCCTTAAGGCACAACGGCCGCGCCTTGCGCGACGGCAAATTCAACAGAGGAACCGCATAA
- a CDS encoding ABC transporter ATP-binding protein codes for MNENKENLLTVENLNVYFDLHNHTVHAVRGVSFKVAKGETLALVGESGSGKSVTSMSIMRLLPEKLTRYGSGSRIVFDGTSILDAGEKTLRNLRGGRISVIFQEPMTSLNPFMRIGKQLMETALLHNKGWSKAEARKRILELLERVGIREAERRLKQYPHEFSGGQLQRIMIAMALINSPDLLIADEPTTALDVTIQAEILDLLHDLQKQMGMAIIFITHDLGLAEHYSETVCVMRNGEIVERGKIKQVFAEPKHDYTVELINAIPTGVREPVQGDPDLLIDAKDVRVRFTLEKTFFGKPKKVFDAVKGIDVRVRCGETLGIVGESGSGKSTFGKAVMQMLPYTGQISFEGRDLQNLSKEETRRLQAERQIVFQDPYGSLSPRLTVGEIVGEGLSIHQPQLSKKERIERVLEVLEEVSLPTSALNRYPHEFSGGQRQRIAIARAVILRPKFILLDEPTSALDRSVQVKVVELLCGLQDKYGLTYMFISHDLSVVRAVSNNVIVMRQGEMVEYGTSEQIFSNPQTEYTQRLINAAFDL; via the coding sequence ATGAACGAAAACAAAGAAAACCTGCTGACGGTAGAAAACCTCAACGTCTATTTCGACCTGCACAACCACACCGTCCACGCCGTGCGCGGCGTCAGCTTCAAAGTCGCCAAAGGCGAAACCCTCGCCCTCGTCGGCGAATCCGGCTCGGGCAAATCCGTCACCTCCATGTCCATCATGCGCCTTCTGCCCGAAAAGCTCACCCGCTACGGCAGCGGCTCGCGCATCGTCTTCGACGGCACATCCATCCTCGATGCCGGCGAAAAAACCCTGCGCAACCTGCGCGGCGGCCGCATCAGCGTCATATTCCAAGAGCCGATGACCTCGCTCAATCCCTTTATGCGTATCGGCAAACAGCTCATGGAAACCGCGCTCCTGCACAACAAAGGATGGAGCAAAGCCGAAGCGCGCAAACGCATCCTCGAACTGCTCGAACGCGTCGGCATCCGCGAAGCCGAACGCCGTCTGAAACAATATCCGCACGAATTTTCCGGCGGCCAGCTCCAGCGCATCATGATTGCCATGGCGCTCATCAACAGCCCCGACCTCCTGATTGCCGACGAACCGACCACCGCCCTCGACGTCACCATTCAGGCCGAAATCCTCGACCTGTTGCACGATCTGCAAAAACAGATGGGCATGGCCATCATCTTCATCACCCACGACTTGGGCTTGGCCGAACACTACTCCGAAACCGTCTGCGTCATGCGTAACGGCGAAATCGTCGAACGCGGCAAAATCAAACAGGTTTTTGCCGAACCCAAACACGACTACACCGTCGAACTCATCAACGCCATTCCCACCGGCGTACGCGAACCCGTGCAGGGCGATCCCGACCTGCTGATCGACGCCAAAGACGTGCGCGTGCGCTTCACGCTGGAAAAAACCTTCTTCGGCAAACCGAAAAAAGTGTTCGACGCCGTCAAAGGCATAGACGTGCGCGTACGCTGCGGCGAAACCCTCGGCATCGTCGGCGAATCCGGCTCGGGCAAATCCACCTTCGGCAAAGCCGTGATGCAGATGCTGCCCTACACCGGCCAAATCTCCTTCGAAGGCCGCGATTTGCAAAACCTGTCCAAAGAAGAAACACGCCGTCTGCAAGCCGAACGGCAAATCGTCTTCCAAGATCCCTACGGCTCACTCTCGCCGCGCCTCACCGTCGGCGAAATCGTCGGCGAAGGTCTGAGCATCCACCAGCCGCAGCTGTCGAAAAAAGAGCGCATCGAACGCGTGCTGGAAGTGCTCGAAGAAGTTTCCCTGCCCACCTCCGCCCTCAACCGCTACCCGCACGAATTTTCCGGCGGCCAGCGTCAGCGCATCGCCATCGCCCGCGCCGTCATCCTGCGGCCGAAGTTCATCCTCCTGGACGAACCCACCTCCGCCCTCGACCGCTCCGTGCAGGTCAAAGTCGTCGAACTCTTGTGCGGCCTGCAAGACAAATACGGCCTGACCTATATGTTCATCAGCCACGACCTCTCCGTCGTGCGCGCCGTCAGCAACAACGTCATCGTCATGCGCCAAGGCGAAATGGTCGAATACGGTACGTCGGAACAGATTTTCAGCAACCCGCAAACCGAATACACGCAGCGCCTCATCAACGCCGCATTCGATTTGTAA